One window of Amaranthus tricolor cultivar Red isolate AtriRed21 chromosome 11, ASM2621246v1, whole genome shotgun sequence genomic DNA carries:
- the LOC130826534 gene encoding uncharacterized protein LOC130826534 has protein sequence MMIISRLSLDDYNCKFYKEAWSTVCSRLNRVLGSIVNKNHGAFVAGRLISHNILLCHDFVKHYSKKNCYPSCIIKVDLRKAYDTMEWDFIHDMLIALNFAPHFNKIIMVCIISTQYSVLINDIPSEIFKPK, from the exons ATGATGATAATAAGTCGTCTTAGTCTGGATGACTATAACTGTAAATTCTACAAGGAAGCTTGGTCTACT GTCTGCTCCCGTCTGAATAGGGTTCTTGGGAGTATTGTTAACAAAAATCATGGTGCCTTTGTGGCAGGGAGGCTTATCTCGCACAACATTTTGCTGTGCCACGATTTCGTTAAgcattattcaaaaaagaactGCTATCCCAGCTGTATAATTAAGGTTGATTTGAGGAAGGCTTATGACACCATGGAATGGGACTTCATTCATGATATGTTGATCGCTCTGAACTTTGCTCCTCACTTCAACAAGATTATCATGGTGTGCATCATATCAACCCAATACTCTGTGTTGATCAATGACATCCCCTCTGAGATCTTCAAGCCTAAATGA